The DNA region GGCCCAGACGGTGATGGCCAGGGTCGTCAGCACGAAGAGCCCGAACAGGGCCAACGTGAGGCCGCGGTGATCGGTGGCGGAGCTGGCGAGCACTGTCATTCGGCGGACTCCCGGGGGGCGTGGACGACGGCGCAGTGGGCCTCGCGGATCGCGGTGGCGGGCGGGTCGATCCGCCGGTCCGCGTACCGGGCGTACCAGCCGGCGATGGCGAAGGTGGTGACGAACTGCAGCAGCCCGAGCACCAGGGCCACGTTGACGTGCCCGAGGAGCTTGGCGCCCATCAGTCCGGGGGCGTAGCAGGAGAGCAGGACGTAGAGCAGGTACCAGAGCACGAAGCCGATGGTGACCGGGAAGGCGAAGCTCCGGAACGAGCGCCGCAGGGTACGGAACTCCTCACTGTCGTCGATGAGTTGGACTTCCGTGGCAGTGGTGGTGATCGGCGGCGAATCCACTCTGTCTCCTCACTCCTTCGGCGTGGCGGTCACACGAGGGAATGAATCGAACGTGAGGGGCGTCACATTCCTCGTGCGCGCCGCGCAATGCTAGGAGCGTCGCGCCCGCCCCGGAAGGGCTTGACCGCGATCAGCCGGTCGTTCACCCCCTCGCATCATCCAATTGGCTGAAAATCACCCCTCCGGTCACTCATGGATCCGGCTGCGGCAACCGAAAAGGGGCGGCACCGTCCAACGGTGCCGCCCCTTTTGACGAAGCGTCAGAAAGCGATCCGGACCTTCAGCGCGGAGCGGTCGTCCATCGCCCGGTAGCCGTCCGGCACGCCGTCCAGGTCCACCGTCCGGTCGAAGACCAGACCCGGCTCGATCGCGCCCGAGAGCACGTCCGGCAGCAGCTCGGGAATGTACGCCCGGGCCGGCGCGACGCCACCGTTGAGCGAAACGTTTCGGCCGAACATCTGGCCGATGTCGACGCCCGCGCTCCCACCGTGCGGCACGCCCACGTAACCGACCGCGCCGCCGTCCCGGGCGATCGAGATCGCCGTCCGCATCGACTCCTCGGTGCCGACCGCCTCGAGCACCGCGTGCGCGCCCAGCCCGCCGGTCAGCTCCTTCACCGCCTCGATCGCGGCCTCGCCGCGCTCGGCCACCACGTCCGTCGCCCCGAAGCGCCGGGCCAGCTCGGTCCGGGCGGGGTGCCGGCCCAACGCGATGATCCGGCCAGCGCCCAGCCGGTTCGCCGCCAGCACGCCGCACAGGCCCACCGCACCGTCGCCGACCACCGCGACCGTCGCGCCCGGACGCACCCGCGCCGACACCGCCGCGTGGTGCCCGGTGGACATCACGTCGGACAGCGCCAGCAGCCCCGGCAGCAGCTTCTCGTCGCCCGCCGCCTCCTTCGGCAGCTTCACCAGCGTCCCGTCCGCGAACGGCACCCGGACGGCCTCGCCCTGGCCGCCGTCCGAGCCGACCTGACCCCAGAACCCGCCGTGCGGGCAGGACGTCTGCAGCCCCTCGAGACAGAACTCACAGACGCCGTCCGACCAGACGAAGGGGGCGACCACCAGGTCGCCCTTCGCGAAGCCGCGGACCTCGGCGCCGACCTCCTCGACCACACCCAGGAACTCGTGGCCGATCCGCTGTCCGGCCACCCGCTGGGCCACCCCGCGGTACGCCCACAGGTCACTGCCGCAGATGCAGGCGTTCACCACCCGCAGCACCACGTCGGTCGGGTGCTGGATCACCGGGTCCGGTACCTCTTCGATCCGGATGTCGCTCGGTCCGTGGATCACCGTGGCGCGCATGCGTTCTTCCTCACACAAATCCGACCGAGCGGCCGGAAACGATCTCGACCAGATGTACGACACCCCCGCCGACCACTCTATTCCGGCCGCCCAGCCGGAACATTCCGACCGGACCCGACCAGCTCGCCCCTTATCCTGTTGGACCATGCAACCGATCCAGCCCGAGACGTACGGCGTGCCGCGGACCGCTCCGGTCCCCGCCCAGCGCTCCGCCGCCCCCGCCGAGGGCTTCGCGGTCGTCGACGTGGAGACCACCGGTCTCGGCCGCTCCGACCGCGTCATCTCGGCGGGCGTCTACCAGCTGGACCACGACGGCGAGGTCACCGACCACTGGTACACCCTGGTCAACCCCGAGCGGGACCCCGGCCCGGTCTGGATCCACGGCCTCACCGCCGAGTTGCTCTCCGGCGCGCCGACCTTCCCCGAGGTCGCCGACGAGTTCGCCGCGCGCCTGGCGAACCGCGTGCTGGTCGCGCACAACGCGCTCTTCGACTGGAACATGATCTCCCGCGAGTTCTCCCGGGCCGGCCGGCGCGCCCCGGTCGAACAGCGGCTGTGCACCATGGTGCTCTCCCGCGACCTGCGCCTGCCGCTGCCCAACGGCAAACTCTCCTCGCTCGCCGCCCACTTCGGCGTCCAGCAGCGCCAGGCCCACAACGCCCTGGACGACGCCCGGGTGCTCGCCGAGGCCTTCCGCCCCAGCCTGCGCCTGGCCCGCCAGGCCGGCCTCCCGCTGCCGCTGCAGAACTGCGTCGCCGTCACCGACCTCGGCGAGGACGAGCCCGTCGCCTCCGGCCGCGGCAACTGGACCGGCTCCCAGTACCGCCAGGCCAAGAAGCGCCCGCCGTGCCCGTACCCCAACCCGGGGCGCTGGGAGGACGGCAAGCCGCTGGTCCAGGGCATGCGGGTGGCCTTCACCGGCGACACCGCCACCGACCGCGAGGTGCTGGAGGACCGCGCCGTCGAGGCCGGCCTGCACATCGCCACCTCGGTCAGCCGGCTCACCAGCCTGCTGGTGACCAACGAGCCGACCAGCTGGAGCGGCAAGGCCCGCAAGGCCCGCGACGTCGGCACCCCGATCGTCACCGAGGACGCCTTCCTCCAGCTGCTGCGCGAGGTCGCCCCGCACCCCGGTGCGTGAGCCGGTTGTGAGGTCGGCGTACCGTTCCCATGTGTACCGATTTCTGCTGACCCGCCAGTGGCTGATCACCATGCTGATCGCGCTGCTGCTGATCCCCGCGACGATCAAGCTGGGCTTCTGGCAGCTGCACCGCCACGAGGCGCGGGTGGCCCGGAACGAGCTGATCGGCAAGGCCCTCACGGCATCACCGGTGGCCTTCGACACCCTGTCGCCGACCCCCGGCGCCGCGGTGCCCTCCGACCTCACCTGGCGCGCCGTGACGGCCACCGGGCAGTACGACCCGGCGCACGAGTTCGTGGTCCGCAAGCGGACCGACTCCAACGGGACGATCGGCTACTTCGTCGTCACCCCGCTGAAGCTCTCCGACGGCAAGGGCGCCGTCCTGGTCAACCGCGGCTGGGTCCCCTCCGGCGACGGCGCCACCGAGTACCCGCCCGTCCCGGCCGCCCCGACCGGCGAGGTCACCCTCACCGGCCGGCTGCGCGCCGACGAGACCACCGGCAGCAGCGGCGGCTTCGTCCGGGACCGGGCCGGCCTCCCCGCCCGGCAGTTCAACCTGATCAACACCGAACAGCAGTCCAAGGAGACCGGCACCACCCTCCTCGGCGGCTACCTGGAGCTCACCGCCACCACGCCGGCCCCGGCCGACCAGCCCCAGCTGATCCCCGAGCCCAACCACTCCGACATCGGCCCGCACATGGCCTACGCCATCCAGTGGTGGCTGTTCACCGCGATGATCCCGGTCGGCGTCTGGGTGCTGATCCGCCGCGAGGCCAAGGACCGCGCCAAGCAGGCCGCCGAGCCCGAGGTCGAGCTCGACGCCCTGCCCGCCTGAGGGCCGGCGCCGGCTGGAGCGCGTCCTCCGGCTCCCGCAGCGGCCGCGGGCCCCGGGCCCGGGCCCGGGCCCGTCCGGCAGGATGTTCCCATGGATCTCGGACTGAAGAACAAGGCCTACATCGTCACCGGCGCCACCCGGGGCCTCGGCCTCGCCGCCGCCCGCGAACTCGTCGCCGACGGCGCCCACGTGCTCGTCAGCGGCCGCACCCAGGAGGCCGTGGACGCCGCCGTCGCCGAGCTCGAGACCCTCGGCACCGCCCACGGCCTGGTCGCCGACAACGCCGCCCCGGACACCGCCGAGCGCCTGATCGCCGAGGCGAACCAGCGCTTCGGCCGCTTCGACGGCATCCTGATCAGCGTCGGCGGCCCCCAGGCCGGCCCGGTCGAGACCACCCCCGAGTCCGCCTGGCGCGACGCCTTCGAGTCCGTCTTCCTCGGTGCCCTGCGGCTCGCCCGCACCGCGGCCGCCGCCCTGCCCTCCGGCGGCGTGATCGGCTTCGTGCTCTCCAGCTCGGTCCGCCAGCCGATCCCCGGCCTCGGCATCTCCAACGGCCTGCGCCCCGGCCTCGCCATGGCCGCCAAGTCCCTCGCCGACGAGCTCGGCCCGCGCGGCATCCGGGTGCTGGGGCTGCTCCCCGCCCGGATCGACACCGACCGGGTCCGCGAGCTCGACGCCCTCGCCCCCGACCCCGAGGCCGCCCGCGCCGAGGCCGGCGCCGCCATCCCGCTCCGCCGCTACGGCACCCCCGAGGAGTTCGGCAAGGTCGCCGCGTTCCTGCTCTCCCCCGCCGCCTCCTACCTGACCGGCCTGATGGTCCCCGTCGACGGCGGCGCCCTGCGCTCCCTCTGACTCAGGGCGTGTCAGACACGCCCTACTCCAGCTGCCGGCGCCCCCGCCGGCCCCGGCGCCGAGCGGACCGGCGCCGAGCGGCGGGGGCCTGCTGCAGCACCCGGATCCGCAGGTCCGCCGGCAGCTCCGCCAGTCCCAGGCTCCGGAGGGCGTCCGCCCGGGGCCCGTCCTCGAAGTGCTCCACCAGCCCCACCGGGTCCCCGCCCGGCGTCAGCCGTACGGCCCCGCGCAGCCGGGGGTGCCGGGGCGCCCGCACCAGCTGGACCCGCGCCCGCTCGACCTCCGGCAGCACCGCCGTGCCGTGCTCCAGCGCCTCCTCCAGCGCCCGGGCGCTCACCCGCAGCCGAAGCCCGCCCACCCCCGGCGTCGGCACGTCGATCCCGGGCAGCGCGGTCCGCCGCAGCTGCGCGACCAGCCACCACGCCGTCCCCACCACCAGCACCGACAGCCCGCCGATCACCGTCGGCCACCACCAGGAGGACCCCACCCACCGAACCCGGGAGCGCGCGCTGACCACCGGTTGGTCCGGCGAGGTCAGCGGCCACCAGCCCGGCGGGTCGACGCCGAGGCGCCGGTACAGGTCCAGCCCGCCCGCCAGCACCAGCGCCCCGACCCCCAACAGCACCGCCCCCACCAGCCCCAGCAGCACCCGGTTGACGACCGTCCGCCGCCTCACCCCGCCGCCTCCCCCGCCCGGTCGGGCGGCTGGTCGGGAGGCTGGTCGGGCGTCCCGTCGGTCACCCCACCGGCCGGCCCACCGGCCGGCCCACCGGCCGGCCCGCGCCAGGACCGCACATCCAGCCGCAACGGCTGCGCCAGCCCCACCCTCCCCAACTCCTCCCGCAGCTGCCGTTGCACCACCGCCGGATCCACCGGCCCGCTCACCGACACCCGCACCCGCCGCCGCCCGACCCTGATCCGCAGGTGGTCGATGCCGGTCAGCCCGGCCGCCCGGTCCGTCAGCAGGTGCCCGATCCCGGCCCGCTCGATCGCCGCGGCCGTCCCCCCGTACGGCCGCAGCACCAGCCACCGCCGCAGCCCGGGCACGATCGCCAGCCACAGCAGCCAGCCGCCCAGCAGGGTCGCGACCCCGGCCCCCACCAGCACCCACAGATCGTCCAGATGACGCGTGGCCAGTTCCTCGGCGATCTGCGCCCGCCACCGCCGGGCCGGCTGCCCGAGCCGAACCGCGACCACGTCGTACAGCAGCGCCCCCGCCACCACCAGCACCACCGTGGCGACCAGCGCCGCCGCCACCGCCCGCCCCGCCCGCAACCGGGACGCCGACCGCACCGGGCCGACCTCCGGGGCCCGGCTCACCACGCTCCCCCGGCGACCAAGTTCTCGACCACCACGACCACTTCGGACACCCTCGTCCCGGTCAGCCCGACCACCTGCGCCGCCACCCGGTCCCGCACACCGCGGGCGAGACCCGCGAGATCGGCGGGGAAGGGCGCCTCGACCGCCACCCGGACGGTCACCGTGCTGCCCGGCCGGGCCACCGACACCCGGGGCGGCGCCCCCTTCACCGACCGCCCGGCCCACGCCCGGGCGAGCACCTCCCGGGCCGCCTGCTCCGCGATCCGCGCGTACACCCGGTCGGCGACCCGGAGCCGCCCCCGGCGCGCCGCACCGGGGCCGGAGGCGGGGGCGGGGACCGGGGCCCCCATCAGCGCCGCCGGCCCCGGCCGCGGAGCAGGTCCCCGAGGTCGCCCAGGTCGATGTCGCCCTCCAGCAGCCGCCCGGCCACGAAGCCGACCAGCCCGAGCACCGCCACCAGCAGGAACGCCGCGAACCCGCCGAAGTACCCGGCGAAGCCGAGGGCCATGCCCACCACCAGGCCGACGATGGCCAGGTTCATCCGCTACTCCCTCGTCCTCCGCCGAACGCCGCGGGCGACTCCCACGGCCGGGCGCTACTTGAGCTTGGGTCGCTGCCCGGGCGCCGTCACCGGCTCCTCCTCCTCGAACTCCGGTTCGTCCGGGAGGTGGACGTCGTTGACCGCGATGTTGACCTCGACGACCTCCAGGCCCGTCATCCGCTCGACCGCCTCGATGATGTTCTCCCGCACCTGGCGGGCGAGTTCGGGAATCACCACGCCGTACTCCACCACCAGGGCGATGTCGATCGCGGTCTGCTTCTCGCCGACCTCGGCCTTGATCCCGCGCCCGATGCTGGACCGCCCGCCGGGCACCCGGTCCCGCATCGCGCCGAAGGTACGGGCCAGGCCGGAGCCCAGCGCGTGGATGCCGGAAACCTCCCGGGCGGCCATCCCGGCGATCTTCTCCACCACCCCGACGGCCAGCGCCGTACGGCCGCGCTCACTGGCCGACCGCCCGCCGTCCCCTCCCGTACTCGTACCCGCGCCCGTACCCGCCGGGGGCGCGGGCCTGGCGCCGGCGGGCGGACCGGGCGTCGGCGCAGCACCGGGGTTCTTGTGCACGGTCGCGGGCGTCGGAGTGTCAGGCATGGGGCGCATCTCCCTCGTAGCGGCTCCAGCTATATCGCAAACCACCCCAACTCTGGCATTTCGCCACGACCCCCGCCCGCCGAGCGCACCCCGGGGAGCACCCCCGGAGACACCGGAGGCCCGGGCCCGGGGACGTCCCCGGGACCGGGCCTCGCGGCGAAGGGGCTTGGGCCAGGCCCGGGCTCAGTCGCCGATTCCGGCGAGCTCCCGCAGCCGCCGCGCCTGGGCCGCCCGTTCGGCCGAACGCTGCTCGTCGTAGGACCGTCCGGAGGCGCCCTGCAGCAGCGCCTTGGTCTCGATCACGGCCCCGCGCGGAGCGGCCAGCAGGGCGGCGGCGAGGTCCCGGGCGGCGGAGTCCAGCTCGGCGCCGGGGACGGCCAGGTTGGCCAGCCCGATCGCGGCGGCCTCCTCCGCGCCGACCCAGCGGCCGGTCGCGCAGATCTCCAGCGCCCGGGCGTAGCCGACGAGTTCGACCAGCGGCTTGGTGCCGGCCAGGTCGGGGACGAGCCCGAGCGAGGTCTCCTTCATCGCGAACTGGACGTCGTCGGCGACCACCCGCAGGTCACAGCCGAGCGCGAGCTGGAAGCCCGCCCCCACGGCGTGCCCCTGGACGACGGCGATGGAGACCAGGTCGGCGCGGCGCCACCAGGTGAAGGCCTCCTGGTAGGAGGCGATGGCGTCGTCCAGCTCCTGGTCCGCGGAGCCGGCCAGCTGCAGGAAGGTGGGTTCGCCGGGGATCCCCTCGGGGGTGAACATGGCCCGGTCCAGCCCGGCCGAGAAGGAGACGCCCTCGGCGCGCAGCAGCACCACCCGCACGCTGCCGGGCAGTTCGCGCCCGGCCGCGGCGAGGGCGCGCCAGAGCGCGGGCGACTGGGCGTTGCGCCGCTTGGGCTGACAGAGGGTGACGACGGCGAGTTCGCCGTCGATCTCCAGGCGGACGCCGTCCCGCTCCCAGCTCGGGGCCTGCGGGTCGGTGGCGGGGGCGGTCATGCGGGAACCTCCGGTGGCGGGGGACGTGGCTACCGGAGAGTAACAAACCTGGGCGCGGACGGGCAGGGCCCCGGCCCGGAAAGATCGGAACGGCAAGGGGGCCCGGGATCCGGACATGACGATCGGCGGCCGGTCCACTCGACCCGAGGGCGGACGCCCAGCCGTGGTCAGCCGTCGTCTCCTCGGTCGGCGCCCTGCCGCCGCGTCATGCAGCTTCGAGCCGACGGACCGTCAGGAACCGGCCCCGGCAGTCGCCTTGTTCTTGCCCCGCGTGGCACCACCGCGGCCCCGGAGGATCACTCCGGACTCGCTCAGCATCCGGTGCACGAAGCCGTACGAACGACCGGTCTCCTCCGCGAGAGCGCGAATGCTCGCCCCGGAGTCGTACTTCTTCTTGAGATCGGCCGCGAGCTTCTCACGCGCGGCACCGGTCACCCGGCTGCCCTTTTTCAGAGTCTCGGCCACCCGTGCCTCCTCGTAGCGTTGCTCGGTCAGATTCCCATGATCACCCATCGACCGCGTCCTGGCCACCCATTCGACAAGGTCGATGTCGCAAATGCGTGGTCCTGCGGTGGTGATCCGAGCGCATCAGGGCGCTCACGCAGAGTGCACGCCCCCGGGCGGGTGCCGCCACATGCCGAGAAAGAGCTGATCAGCAGCGTCGGCCCGACCACGATCGAGTGACGGGCCGACGGGAAGTGCTTAAACGGAATCCGGGTCTTCTTCATTCCCGGACACGCCGAAAGGACTAGATTTTCTGGTCCGAAAAGCGGATGGGGCGTCTACTTCCGGTCAGGCCAACGAGACCAGGTCGGCGTACGAGGGGTTCCACAGGTCCTCCACGCCGTCGGGCAGCAGGATGATCCGCTCCGGGTCGAGCGCCTCGACCGCGCCCTCGTCGTGGGTGACCAGCACGACCGCACCGGAGAACTCGCGCAGCGCGCCCAGGATCTCCTCGCGGCTGGCCGGGTCGAGGTTGTTGGTGGGTTCGTCCAGCAGCAGCACGTTGGCCGAGGAGACCACCAGGGTGGCCAGCGCCAGACGGGTCTTCTCACCGCCGGAGAGCACCCCGGCCGGCTTGTCCACGTCGTCGCCGGAGAACAGGAAGGACCCGAGGATCTTGCGGATCTGCACCAGGTCGGTGTCCGGCGCGGCCGAGCGCATGTTCTCCAGCACGCTGCGCTCCGCGTCGAGCGTCTCGTGCTCCTGGGCGTAGTAGCCGATCTTCAGGCCGTGGCCCGGGATCACCTCGCCGGTGTCCGGCGCCTCCACCCCGGCGAGCATCCGCAGCAGGGTGGTCTTGCCGGCACCGTTGAAGCCCAGCACGACGACCCGGGAACCCCGGTCGATCGCCAGGTCCACGTCGGTGAAGATCTCCAGCGAGCCGTAGGACTTGGACAGGCCGCTGGCGGTCAGCGGGGTCTTGCCGCAGGGGGCCGGCTCCGGGAAGCGCAGCTTGGCGACCTTGTCGCTCTGGCGCACCTGCTCCAGACCGGCGAGCAGCTTGTCGGCGCGGCGGGCCATGTTCTGCGCGGCCACCGTCTTGGTGGCCTTGGCGCGCATCTTGTCGGCCTGCGCGTTCAGCGTCGCGGCCTTCTTCTCGGCGTTGGCCCGC from Kitasatospora cathayae includes:
- a CDS encoding DUF485 domain-containing protein; its protein translation is MDSPPITTTATEVQLIDDSEEFRTLRRSFRSFAFPVTIGFVLWYLLYVLLSCYAPGLMGAKLLGHVNVALVLGLLQFVTTFAIAGWYARYADRRIDPPATAIREAHCAVVHAPRESAE
- a CDS encoding zinc-dependent alcohol dehydrogenase family protein, which encodes MRATVIHGPSDIRIEEVPDPVIQHPTDVVLRVVNACICGSDLWAYRGVAQRVAGQRIGHEFLGVVEEVGAEVRGFAKGDLVVAPFVWSDGVCEFCLEGLQTSCPHGGFWGQVGSDGGQGEAVRVPFADGTLVKLPKEAAGDEKLLPGLLALSDVMSTGHHAAVSARVRPGATVAVVGDGAVGLCGVLAANRLGAGRIIALGRHPARTELARRFGATDVVAERGEAAIEAVKELTGGLGAHAVLEAVGTEESMRTAISIARDGGAVGYVGVPHGGSAGVDIGQMFGRNVSLNGGVAPARAYIPELLPDVLSGAIEPGLVFDRTVDLDGVPDGYRAMDDRSALKVRIAF
- a CDS encoding DEDDh family exonuclease, translated to MQPIQPETYGVPRTAPVPAQRSAAPAEGFAVVDVETTGLGRSDRVISAGVYQLDHDGEVTDHWYTLVNPERDPGPVWIHGLTAELLSGAPTFPEVADEFAARLANRVLVAHNALFDWNMISREFSRAGRRAPVEQRLCTMVLSRDLRLPLPNGKLSSLAAHFGVQQRQAHNALDDARVLAEAFRPSLRLARQAGLPLPLQNCVAVTDLGEDEPVASGRGNWTGSQYRQAKKRPPCPYPNPGRWEDGKPLVQGMRVAFTGDTATDREVLEDRAVEAGLHIATSVSRLTSLLVTNEPTSWSGKARKARDVGTPIVTEDAFLQLLREVAPHPGA
- a CDS encoding SURF1 family cytochrome oxidase biogenesis protein, whose translation is MYRFLLTRQWLITMLIALLLIPATIKLGFWQLHRHEARVARNELIGKALTASPVAFDTLSPTPGAAVPSDLTWRAVTATGQYDPAHEFVVRKRTDSNGTIGYFVVTPLKLSDGKGAVLVNRGWVPSGDGATEYPPVPAAPTGEVTLTGRLRADETTGSSGGFVRDRAGLPARQFNLINTEQQSKETGTTLLGGYLELTATTPAPADQPQLIPEPNHSDIGPHMAYAIQWWLFTAMIPVGVWVLIRREAKDRAKQAAEPEVELDALPA
- a CDS encoding SDR family oxidoreductase, whose product is MDLGLKNKAYIVTGATRGLGLAAARELVADGAHVLVSGRTQEAVDAAVAELETLGTAHGLVADNAAPDTAERLIAEANQRFGRFDGILISVGGPQAGPVETTPESAWRDAFESVFLGALRLARTAAAALPSGGVIGFVLSSSVRQPIPGLGISNGLRPGLAMAAKSLADELGPRGIRVLGLLPARIDTDRVRELDALAPDPEAARAEAGAAIPLRRYGTPEEFGKVAAFLLSPAASYLTGLMVPVDGGALRSL
- a CDS encoding alkaline shock response membrane anchor protein AmaP, which translates into the protein MRRRTVVNRVLLGLVGAVLLGVGALVLAGGLDLYRRLGVDPPGWWPLTSPDQPVVSARSRVRWVGSSWWWPTVIGGLSVLVVGTAWWLVAQLRRTALPGIDVPTPGVGGLRLRVSARALEEALEHGTAVLPEVERARVQLVRAPRHPRLRGAVRLTPGGDPVGLVEHFEDGPRADALRSLGLAELPADLRIRVLQQAPAARRRSARRRGRRGRRQLE
- a CDS encoding DUF6286 domain-containing protein, with translation MSRAPEVGPVRSASRLRAGRAVAAALVATVVLVVAGALLYDVVAVRLGQPARRWRAQIAEELATRHLDDLWVLVGAGVATLLGGWLLWLAIVPGLRRWLVLRPYGGTAAAIERAGIGHLLTDRAAGLTGIDHLRIRVGRRRVRVSVSGPVDPAVVQRQLREELGRVGLAQPLRLDVRSWRGPAGGPAGGPAGGVTDGTPDQPPDQPPDRAGEAAG
- a CDS encoding Asp23/Gls24 family envelope stress response protein; translation: MRPMPDTPTPATVHKNPGAAPTPGPPAGARPAPPAGTGAGTSTGGDGGRSASERGRTALAVGVVEKIAGMAAREVSGIHALGSGLARTFGAMRDRVPGGRSSIGRGIKAEVGEKQTAIDIALVVEYGVVIPELARQVRENIIEAVERMTGLEVVEVNIAVNDVHLPDEPEFEEEEPVTAPGQRPKLK
- a CDS encoding enoyl-CoA hydratase/isomerase family protein, with amino-acid sequence MTAPATDPQAPSWERDGVRLEIDGELAVVTLCQPKRRNAQSPALWRALAAAGRELPGSVRVVLLRAEGVSFSAGLDRAMFTPEGIPGEPTFLQLAGSADQELDDAIASYQEAFTWWRRADLVSIAVVQGHAVGAGFQLALGCDLRVVADDVQFAMKETSLGLVPDLAGTKPLVELVGYARALEICATGRWVGAEEAAAIGLANLAVPGAELDSAARDLAAALLAAPRGAVIETKALLQGASGRSYDEQRSAERAAQARRLRELAGIGD
- a CDS encoding helix-turn-helix domain-containing protein, with product MAETLKKGSRVTGAAREKLAADLKKKYDSGASIRALAEETGRSYGFVHRMLSESGVILRGRGGATRGKNKATAGAGS
- a CDS encoding ABC-F family ATP-binding cassette domain-containing protein, whose protein sequence is MISANALELRAGARILIESASFKVAAGDRIGLVGRNGAGKTTLTKVLAGEGLPAAGTVTRSGEVGYLPQDPRTGDLDVLAKDRILSARGLDTVLRKMRENEDRMANGKGATRDNAMKKYARLETEFLTKGGYAAEAEAATIAAALGLPDRILGQPLHTLSGGQRRRVELARILFSDSDVLLLDEPTNHLDADSIVWLRDFLKTYKGGFIVISHDVDLVETVVNKVFYLDANRSCIDVYNMGWKQYQQQREDDEKRRKRERANAEKKAATLNAQADKMRAKATKTVAAQNMARRADKLLAGLEQVRQSDKVAKLRFPEPAPCGKTPLTASGLSKSYGSLEIFTDVDLAIDRGSRVVVLGFNGAGKTTLLRMLAGVEAPDTGEVIPGHGLKIGYYAQEHETLDAERSVLENMRSAAPDTDLVQIRKILGSFLFSGDDVDKPAGVLSGGEKTRLALATLVVSSANVLLLDEPTNNLDPASREEILGALREFSGAVVLVTHDEGAVEALDPERIILLPDGVEDLWNPSYADLVSLA